The Juglans microcarpa x Juglans regia isolate MS1-56 chromosome 2S, Jm3101_v1.0, whole genome shotgun sequence genome has a window encoding:
- the LOC121253547 gene encoding anthocyanidin 3-O-glucosyltransferase UFGT-like — protein MSQSSGKNQHVAVLAFPFGCHPWLLLNLASRLASAAPDVRFSFLNTAKSNQNLSATSGAHLPHNLKSYDVADGVPEEHVLTPGNPLEELELFLEATPESFRKGMDMAVAETGQQKITCILNDAFLVFGCDMAADMHVKWVPVYVPAPYELSAHIYSALIHETSAKACGGGEAHGNGGAVGDPNPIDKTLDAIPVE, from the coding sequence ATGAGTCAAAGCTCAGGAAAAAATCAGCATGTTGCAGTTTTGGCATTTCCATTTGGCTGCCATCCCTGGCTTTTACTCAACCTAGCTTCCAGATTAGCATCGGCCGCCCCTGACGTGCGGTTCTCCTTCCTCAACACTGCCAAATCCAACCAAAACCTCTCTGCCACCTCAGGAGCTCACCTCCCACACAACCTTAAATCCTACGATGTTGCGGATGGCGTGCCAGAGGAACATGTCCTCACTCCCGGGAATCCCCTCGAGGAACTGGAGCTGTTCCTTGAGGCAACACCTGAGAGCTTCCGGAAAGGCATGGATATGGCGGTGGCTGAGACTGGGCAGCAAAAGATCACCTGCATCTTGAACGATGCTTTCTTGGTCTTTGGCTGCGATATGGCTGCGGACATGCATGTAAAGTGGGTCCCTGTATACGTTCCCGCACCCTACGAACTCTCTGCCCACATTTACAGTGCTCTCATCCACGAGACTTCTGCTAAAGCTTGCGGTGGCGGTGAAGCTCATGGTAATGGCGGTGCAGTGGGAGATCCAAACCCTATTGACAAAACCCTAGATGCCATTCctgttgaataa